ACCGTCTCGCGCGTCCTCAACTACGATCCGACACTGTCTATCTCCACCAGGAAACGCCAGGCGATTATCGAAACGGCGGAAGCGCTCAACTATGCGACGCCACGCAATCGCAGTCGTGCCGCCGCACAAGCGGTCGGCGTCGGGCTGAAGATCGCGCTCGTGCACTTCCTCGATCCCGCCCAGGAACTCGCCGATCCCTATTATGTCGGCGTCCGGCTTGGCATCGAGAGCCGCTGCCAGGCGCTGAAGAGCGAAGTCGTCAAGGTCTTTCTCACCGGCAACCCTCCGGAAGCGACGATCCTGGAGGGCGCCTCGGGCGTGGTGGCCGTCGGCCACTATTACGGCGATGAGCTCGAATGGCTGCGCCGCCACAGCCGCCACCTCGTCTTTGCCGATTACGCACCCGCCGGAGACATGGAAGACACCGTGCTCAGCGACGTCTCGCTGGCGATGACCCGGCTCCTGGAGGCGGTGCATGCCATGGGCTACCGGCGCATCGGCTTCATCGGCTGGATCGACGCTTTCTACGGGCCCGACAACATCCATTCGGAGCGCCGTTGCCGCACCTATATCGACTGGATGACCAGGGCCGGGCTTTATGATCCGGAATTGTGCATGGTCGAGCCGATGACGCCGGACAGCGGCTACAAGCTTGCCAAGGCGATGCTGTCGAAGCCCAATCCGCCGAAGATCCTCATCACCTGCAACGACAATATGGCGCTCGGCGCCTACAGGGCCATCCACGAGACGGGGCTCAGGATTCCCGAAGATATCGCGGTCGCCAGCTTCAACGACATCCCGGTCGCGCAGTTTCTCGGGCCGCCGCTTTCCACGGTGAAGATCCCGGCGGAACTGATCGGCGAAACCGCCGTCGACCTGCTGCTCGAGCGGCTTTCGGGCCGCGAGGTCGCCAAGAAGGTGGTTTTCGGGACGGAAATCGTCTGGCGCGGCAGCACGCCGGCGCCGGCCGAGACCGCGAACAAGGCAGATGATATCGTATCGGCCGAGCCGGTTCTAAAAATCCCAGGGTGAAATCAATTCGAGCCCTGCCGTGGCGAAATCCGCCAGGTTGCGCGTGGCCAATCGCCCGCCGTTCACTCTGGCTATAGCGGCAATCATCCCATCCGGCGCCGACATGACGTGGCCGTGCCTCGATGCCGTACCCATGATTTCACCGTATTCCATCGCCGCTTCTTCCGTCAGACCGTATATCCGGTCGGCGAAGCGCTGCCGCCAACCATCGAGGCCAAGCTGCAGACGGCCGGCGCGCTGATCCGGCACAATTTTCTGGATGCCATAGGCGATTTCGGCGATCGTAACCGTCGGGAGTGCAAGCTCTGCATCATAGCGCACGAGCCAAGCGATGACGGCTTCGGAAGGTGTCTTGCGCAGCGTTTCCGAAATGACGTTGGTGTCTACGAAAATCAAAGGTCAGGACCCGGATGAGCCTTGCGGCTCTCTCTGATCACACCCTCGAGGTCGATGTCCGTGCCGCAACTCTCGAACAAGCGCGCATAGAAAGCACTCGCAGGCTCTCGGCCAGCTTCTCTGGTTTCATATAACTCAAGAGCACGCTCGACGATGTCAGCGATGGAGCGGTTCTCTCGCCGTGCAAGTCGGCGCGCCAGATCACGCGCTTTTGCACTTCGGACCGAAAGCTGTGGGGCACCCATGCCTCAATACTCCTTTCCCCCAATATAGGAGACGCATGCGATGCTAGCAAGATGGCTTGTGCAGGCTAGACGGCCGAAAGCGCCGTCGCCGCTCATAAAAACGAGGTAAAAATTTACTGAAAATAATTGCGTCTACCCGAGTTTTGAGAAATACTCCCGCCGGGACAGAGAGGACTGTCTCGGGGAACACGATTTCGGGAGGGAACAATGGACATTCAGACGCGTGCCTATCTGCCGCGTATCGCCGGGCTGGCTCTCGCGGGCGCAAGCTTCCTGGGGGTGACCGCGGCGCAGGCCAAGGAAATCACCATCTGGTGCTGGGACCCGAATTTCAACGTCGCGATCATGAAGGAGGCGGGCGCCCGCTATACGAAAACGCATCCGGACGTCACCTTCAACATCGTCGATTTCGCCAAGCTCGACGTCGAGCAGAAGCTGCAGACCGGGCTTTCGTCAGGCACCGCCGACGCGCTCCCCGACATCGTGCTCATCGAGGATTACGGCGCTCAGAAATATCTTCAATCCTTCCCGGGCGCCTTCGCGCCTCTGTCCGGCACCGTCGATTATTCGGGTTTCGCCCCCTACAAGGTCGAACTCATGACCCTCGACGGGCAGGTCTACGGAATGCCTTTCGATTCCGGCGTCACGGGTCTTTATTACCGCAAGGATTATCTGGAAGCCGCAGGCTTCAAGCCGGAAGACATGCAGGATCTCACCTGGGACCGCTTCATCGAGATCGGAAAGCAGGTCGAAGAGAAGACCGGCAAGAAGATGATGGGCCTCGACCCGAATGACGCCGGTCTCGTGCGCATCATCATGCAATCGGCCGGGCAATGGTATTTCGACAAGGAAGGCAAGCCGAACATAGCCGGCAATGCGGCGTTGAAGGCGGCGCTCGAAACCATCGGCAAGATCATGCAGGCGAATATCTACAAGCCCGCCAACGGCTGGTCCGACTGGGTGGGCACCTTTACCTCCGGCGACGTCGCGACCGTCGTCACGGGCGTCTGGATCACCGGCACCGTCAAGGCGCAGCCGGACCAGTCCGGCAACTGGGGAGTAGCACCCATCCCGGCGCTCTCGATCGAAGGCGCAACCCATGCCTCCAATCTCGGCGGCTCGAGCTGGTACGTGCTCGAAAGCTCCGAAGAAAAGGCGGAAGCCATCGACTTCCTGAACGAGATCTACGCCAAGGACATCGATTTCTATCAGAAGATCCTGCAGGACCGGGGTGCAGTCGGCTCGCTGCTCGCCGCCCGCGGCGGCGCAGCCTATGAGGCGGCCGACCCCTTCTTCGGCGGCGAGAAGGTCTGGCAGAACTTCTCCGACTGGCTGGCGAAAGTCCCCTCGGTCAATTACGGCATCTTCACCAACGAGGCGGATCTCGCCGTCACTGCGCAACTCCCGGCCGTGACGCAGGGAACGCCGGTCGACGAGGTGCTGCAGGCGATCGAGGCCGAGGTCAGCGCACAGATCCAGTGATGCGGTGGATGGCGGCGGGCATGCGCCCGCCGTTTCCGGCCGCGGCTCTTGCCGCGGCCAATTTCCGGCTGTCCGGCCTTCCAGGAGGGGAACATGGTTCGAGCGCGCCGCGGTATCGGCCGATATTACGACGTCAATGGCTGGCTGTTCGTCGCCCCGGCGCTGGGGCTGATCACCCTTTTCATGGTCTATCCCATCGCGTGGTCGCTCTGGATGTCGTTCCAGTCCGGCCGCGGCATGACGCTGAAGTTCGCGGGCTTCGCAAACATCGTTCGGCTCTGGAATGATCCGGTCTTCATCAAGGCGCTCACCAACACGATGACCTATTTCGTCGTGCAGGTGCCGATCATGATCCTGCTCGCGCTGATCCTGGCGTCGCTCCTCAACAATCCCCGGCTCGTCGGCCGAGGGGTTTTCCGCACGGCGATCTTCCTGCCCTGCGTCAGTTCGCTGGTCGCCTATTCGGTGCTCTTCAAGGGCATGTTCGCAACCGACGGGATCGTCAATTCGACGCTCCAGGCGATCGGTCTCGCCGCCTCGCCCATTCCGTGGCTGACGCATCCCTTCTGGGCGAAGGTTCTCGTCATTCTTGCCATCACCTGGCGCTGGACCGGCTACAACATGATCTTCTATCTTGCGGCACTTCAGAACATCGACAAGTCAATCTACGAGGTGGCGCGCATCGACGGCGTTCCGGCCTGGGCGCGCTTCACCCACCTCACCATCCCTCTGCTGAAGCCGGTCATCCTCTTCACGACAGTCATTTCGACGATCGGCACGCTGCAGCTTTTCGACGAGGTCTATAACCTGACCGAGGGCAAGGGCGGCCCGTCCAATGCCACGCTCACCCTGTCGCTCTACATCTACAACCTGACCTTCCGCTTCATGCCGAACCTGGGTTATGCGGCGACGGTCTCCTATGTCATCGTCGTCCTCGTCGCGCTCCTCGCCTTCGTGCAGTTCTTCGCAGCAAGGGAGCGTGACCGATGAACGGATTTGGACGTTTCGCGGCGATGGCAGCCACCTATGGCTTCCTCGGCCTGATGGCCTTCCTCTCCGTCTTTCCGTTCATCTGGATGGTGCTCGGCGCAACCAATTCGTCGATCGACATCATCAAGGGCAAGCTCCTGCCGGGCGCAGCCTTTGCAACCAATGTCGCCAACTTCTTCACGCTGGTGAACGTGCCGCTCGTCTTCTGGAACTCGGCCAAGATCGCGATCGTTGCGACCGTGCTCACGCTCGCCGTCTCCTCGCTCGCCGGTTACGGTTTCGAGATGTTCCGCTCGCGAAGACGCGAGCGCGTCTACCGGGCGATGCTGCTGACCCTGATGATCCCCTTCGCCGCGCTGATGATCCCGCTCTTCGTCATGATGGGGAAGGCAGGTCTCATCAACACGCATCTCGCCGTCGTCCTGCCCTCGATCGGCTCCGCCTTCGTGATCTTCTATTTCCGGCAGAGCACCAAGGCCTTCCCGTCCGAGCTGCGCGACGCGGCCAAGGTCGACGGGCTCAAGGAATGGCAGATATTCCTATTCATCTACGTGCCGGTCGTGCGTTCGACCTATGCGGCCGCCTTCGTCATCGTCTTCATGACCGCATGGAACAACTATCTCTGGCCGCTGATCGTGCTCCAGACCAATGAGACCAAGACGATCACGCTGGTCATCTCGTCGCTCGCCTCCGCCTACTACCCCGATTACGGCGTGGTCATGGTCGGGACGATTCTCGCGACACTGCCGACGCTTGCCGTTTTCTTCTTCATGCAACGCCAGTTCGTCCAGGGCATGCTGGGCTCAGTCAAATAGGAACGATGATGCGCTCTGTTACTTCCTTCAATGATTCATGGGTCTTCTCCGAAGGCTTCGACGCCGCCGACGCCGGAACGCTCCGGGCGGGTCAGCCGATCAGCCTGCCGCACAATGCCGTCGAACTGCCGTTCAACTATTTCGACGAGAGATGCTACCAGCGCGCCTTCACCTACCAGAGGGTTCTTGCCTGGCACCCGGACTTCTCCGGGCGCGAGGTCTCGCTCGTCTTCGACGCGGCAATGGCCGATACGGTCGTGTATCTCAACGGCGAAGAGATCGTGGCGCATAGGGACGGCTACACGCCTTTCGAGGCGCGCCTGACGGACAGGCTCCTGGAAGGCGACAATCTCATCACGGTGAAGATCGACGGCAGCGAAAATCCGGAGATCCCGCCTTTCGGCGGCCGGATCGACTATCTGACCTATGCCGGTATCTATCGCGACGTCTGGCTGAAGGTCACCGATCCGGTTTCGATCGCCAATATCAAGATCGAAACCCGCGACGTGCTCTCCGACACCAAGGCCGTCTCCCTCCGGTGTGACCTTTCCAATCCGCAAGGGCTATCCTTCTCCGGCACGATCTCGGCGCTCCTCAAGAATGCGGCCGGCGAAGTGCTGGCCGAGGTCGCCGGCGAGACGACCGGCCAGAGCCTCGCCTTTGAAATGGACGGCCTCAGGGGCCTTTCCCTTTGGGATATCGATGATCCGGTGCTCTACGTGATCGAAGTCGAGCTCAGGACCGGTCACGGCTCCGACCGCTTCGCCGCGCATTTCGGCTTCCGCACGGCGGAGTTCACGACCGAAGGCTTCCGGCTCAATGGCCGCCCGCTGAAGATCCGCGGGCTGAACCGTCACCAATCCTTCCCCTATGTCGGCTACGCCATGGGGCGCACCGCCCAGGAGCGCGACGCTGACATCATGAAGCACAGGCTTCACTGCAATCTCGTGCGCACCTCGCATTACCCGCAGTCGAAATGGTTCCTCGACCATTGCGACCGCATCGGGCTCCTCGTCTTCGAAGAAATCCCCGGCTGGCAGCATATCGGTGGGGAGGAATGGAAACAGGAGGCAATCCGGAACGTCCGCCGCATGATCGAGCGCGACTGGAACCACCCGTCGATCGTCATCTGGGGCGTGCGCATCAACGAGTCGCAGGATTCGCACGACTTCTATGCCGAGACCAATCGCCTCGCCCGCGAGCTCGACCCGACACGGCAGACGGGCGGCGTGCGCTACATCACCGACAGCGAATTTTTGGAAGACGTCTACACGATGAACGACTTCATCCTCGGCAACGAGGAACTGCCGGGCTCGAACCGGCCGCGCACGGCTCTTCGCCCGCAGCAGGAATGTACCGGGCTTCCCCGCAAGGTGCCCTATCTCATCACCGAATTCGGCGGCCACATGTATCCGACGAAGATCTATGATCAGGAGCAGCGCCAGGCCGAGCATGTTCGCCGGCACCTGGAGGTGCTGAATGCGGCCTATGGCGATCCCGGCATCTCCGGTGCGATCGGCTGGTGCATGTTCGACTACAACACCCACAAGGATTTCGGCTCCGGCGACCGGATCTGCTATCACGGCGTCATGGACATGTTCCGCGAGCCGAAATTCGCGGCCTATGTCTATGCCAGCCAGTGCGATCCCTCCGAGGAAATCGTGATGAAGCCGGTGACCTTCTGGGCGCGCGGTGAGCGCAACATCGGCGGCGTGCTGCCCTTGATCGTGCTGACGAATTGCGACGAGATCGAATTGAAATACGGCTCGCTTACCAAGCGCGTCGGCCCGGATCGCGAGAATTTCCCGCACCTGCCGCATCCACCGGTCGTCATCGACCACCGCCACTTCACCAAGGACGAGCTCGGAGTCTGGGGCATGAAGTGGGAGAGCGCGGAATTTACCGGCTTCATCGCCGGCAAGCCGGTCGCCGATCTCCGCATGGCCGCCGACCCCGTGCCTACGACGCTTCAGGTCGAGGCGGACAGCAAGACGCTCCGTGCCGAAGGCCGCGACAGCGTTCGCGTCATCCTGCGCGCGCTCGACCAGGCCGGCAACGTCCTGCCTTTCCTGAACGATGCGGTCGACATCGAGATTCATGGTCCGGCGCGCCTCGTCGGACCGGCCCGCATCGTCCTCCAGGGCGGTTCCGCCGGTTTCTGGCTGGAGTCCACGGGCGCCGCCGGCGCCATCGTCGTCTCGGTCGCGTCGTCGCGGCTCGGCGCGGCGAAGCTCGACCTCGTCGCCCTGGCGGACGGAGCGGCGAGCGCATGAGCGAACTCCAACTCAGCGATGTCCGTAAATCCTATGGCGGTCTCGAGGTCATCAAGGGCGTCGATCTCGACATAAAGTCCGGCGAGTTCGTCGTCTTCGTCGGACCGTCCGGCTGCGGCAAGTCCACGCTGCTCCGGATGATCGCCGGGCTCGAGGAGATCACCTCCGGCGACCTGACGATCGACGACGTCCGGATGAACGATGTCGACCCGTCCAAGCGCGGGATCGCCATGGTGTTCCAGTCCTATGCGCTCTATCCGCATATGACGGTCCGCGAGAATATGGGTTTCGCGCTCCGTTTCGCGGGCGTCCCCAGGGCCGAGATCGAGAAGCGGGTGAACGAGGCCGCCCATATCTTGGAACTCGGGGCGCTGCTCGACCGCAAGCCGAAGCAGCTTTCGGGCGGCCAGCGCCAGCGCGTGGCGATCGGCCGGGCGATCGTCCGCCATCCGAAGATCTTTCTCTTCGACGAGCCGCTTTCCAATCTCGATGCGGAGCTGCGCGTGCATATGCGCATCGAGATCGCGCGGCTGCACAAGCAGCTCGCCACCACCATCGTCTACGTGACGCATGATCAGGTCGAGGCGATGACGCTCGCCGACAAGATCGTCGTCATGCGCGCCGGCGTGGTCGAACAGGTGGGCTCGCCCCTCGACCTCTATGACGACCCGGCCAACCTCTTCGTCGCCGGCTTCATCGGGTCGCCGAAGATGAATTTCCTGAAGGGCGTGATTGAAATCGACAAGGACCAGGCCTATGCGCGCCTGCCGGACTATGGAAACACGAAGATCCCCGTCACCCTGCAGGCGGCGGCGGGAACTGCGGTGACGATCGGCATCCGGCCCGAGCATTTCGATGAAGCCGGTCCTGCAGCGCTGGACCTCACCATCGACATGCTGGAACATCTCGGCGGCGAGACGTTCGCCTATGCCCGCCACGGCAATGGCGAGCTGATCGTCGTCGAAACGAAGAACGGCCGCGGCCTTAGGGCCGGTGACCGCCTGACAGCCCGCTTCGATCCGGTTTCGGTTCTGGTGTTCGACGGAGAGGGAAAACGGCTGCGTTAGTGACGCAGTTTCCGGGAATTGATCTAATGTCGCCACTCACGAATCAAGGGAGTGAACAGCGATGCGTATTGGCTTCATCGGCACCGGCGCCATCACCGAAGCGATGGTGACGGGCATCGTCGGCTCCGGGCTCGACGTCGCCGGGATTCTCGTCTCCCCGCGCAACCGGGAGATTGCTGCCCGGCTTGCCGGCCGCTTCCCGCTCGTTCGGATCGTCAAGGACAATCAGCAAGCGGTGGACGCGGCCGACGTGCTGTTCCTCGCCGTGCGTCCTCAAATCGCCGAGGACGTGATCCCCAAGCTCAAGTTCCGCAAGGGCCAGAAGGTCGTCAGCGTCATTGCCGCCACCGACCGTCCGACGCTCCTCGGCTGGATCGGCGAGGAGGTGGAGCTCACGCAGGCAATCCCCCTGCCCTTCGTCGCCGAGCGCGAGGGCGTGACGGCGATCTATCCGCCGAACCGCGCCGTTGCCGCGATCTTCGCGGCACTCGGAACAGCGGTCGAATGCGAAACCAGGGAGGAATACGATCTGCTTGCCGTCGGAAGCGCTCTGATGGCGACCTATCTCGGCATTCTCGACCGGACGACCGCCTGGTTCGCCGAGAAGGGTCTCCACCGCGACAAGGCACGCGCCTATATCGCGCCGCTCTTTGCCAGCCTCGCGCAGAGGGCGGTCAGGGACGAGGGGACGCCGCTCGAAGAACTCGCCCGCGAATTTTCGACCAAGGGCGGATTGAACGAGCAGGTTCTGACGGATTTCGACCGCGGTGGCGGCCACCGGGCGCTGACGGATGCGCTCGAACGCGTGCTGCTGCGGGTGCGCGGCGACGACCGGTAAAGGTCTTCAAAGCTCGGTGCCGAGACCCGCATGGCGCCGAAAACGCCCGGCGGCGAAGTCCACGAAGGCGCGCACCCTTGCCGAGACCATGCGGCCTTCCGCATGCACGATGTGGATCGGCACCGGCTCGCGCTCGTAGTCGGCAAGAACGACCTTGAGCCTGCCGGCACTCACATCGGGTGCCACCTGGTAGGACTGAAACCGGGACAATCCCCAGCCCGCCACAGCCGCGGCAAGGACCGCGTCATTGGTGTTGCAGATGAGACGAGGGCTGATCGGAACGCGGATATTGTTGTCGCGTCCGAAGAGCCATTCGGAGTGGCCGAAGAGGCCCTCGCGCCCGATGATCCGATGACGGGCAAGCTCCTGCGGGCTGCCGGGATCGCCGAAGCGGGCGAAATAATCCGGCGAGCCGCAAAGCACCTGCCGGACCGAGCCGATCCGGCGCGCAACGAGCCCGGAGGCCGGGAGCGAGGCAATGCGGATCGCCACATCCAGCCCTTCGTCGACCAGGTTGGTCACGCGGTCGACGAAGATGGTCTTTACCTGCATAGCCGGATAGTGATCGAGGAAATCGAGGATGACGGGGAGCACGTGGATGCGCCCGAAGAGCGCGGGCGCCGTTACCGTGAGCAACCCCGCCGGAGCGGTGAAACTGCCAGCCGCATTGGCTTCCGCCTCGGCGATTTCCCCGAGGATACGCCGGCAATCGGCCACATAACCTTCGCCCGCCGCAGTCAGTTTCAACGAGCGCGTGGTGCGGACCAGAAGCCGTGTCCCGATCAGGTCCTCCAGCTTCG
The sequence above is drawn from the Sinorhizobium meliloti genome and encodes:
- a CDS encoding LacI family DNA-binding transcriptional regulator; its protein translation is MVTIKEIASAVGVSSATVSRVLNYDPTLSISTRKRQAIIETAEALNYATPRNRSRAAAQAVGVGLKIALVHFLDPAQELADPYYVGVRLGIESRCQALKSEVVKVFLTGNPPEATILEGASGVVAVGHYYGDELEWLRRHSRHLVFADYAPAGDMEDTVLSDVSLAMTRLLEAVHAMGYRRIGFIGWIDAFYGPDNIHSERRCRTYIDWMTRAGLYDPELCMVEPMTPDSGYKLAKAMLSKPNPPKILITCNDNMALGAYRAIHETGLRIPEDIAVASFNDIPVAQFLGPPLSTVKIPAELIGETAVDLLLERLSGREVAKKVVFGTEIVWRGSTPAPAETANKADDIVSAEPVLKIPG
- a CDS encoding type II toxin-antitoxin system VapC family toxin; translated protein: MIFVDTNVISETLRKTPSEAVIAWLVRYDAELALPTVTIAEIAYGIQKIVPDQRAGRLQLGLDGWRQRFADRIYGLTEEAAMEYGEIMGTASRHGHVMSAPDGMIAAIARVNGGRLATRNLADFATAGLELISPWDF
- a CDS encoding type II toxin-antitoxin system VapB family antitoxin, which produces MGAPQLSVRSAKARDLARRLARRENRSIADIVERALELYETREAGREPASAFYARLFESCGTDIDLEGVIRESRKAHPGPDL
- a CDS encoding ABC transporter substrate-binding protein, with the translated sequence MDIQTRAYLPRIAGLALAGASFLGVTAAQAKEITIWCWDPNFNVAIMKEAGARYTKTHPDVTFNIVDFAKLDVEQKLQTGLSSGTADALPDIVLIEDYGAQKYLQSFPGAFAPLSGTVDYSGFAPYKVELMTLDGQVYGMPFDSGVTGLYYRKDYLEAAGFKPEDMQDLTWDRFIEIGKQVEEKTGKKMMGLDPNDAGLVRIIMQSAGQWYFDKEGKPNIAGNAALKAALETIGKIMQANIYKPANGWSDWVGTFTSGDVATVVTGVWITGTVKAQPDQSGNWGVAPIPALSIEGATHASNLGGSSWYVLESSEEKAEAIDFLNEIYAKDIDFYQKILQDRGAVGSLLAARGGAAYEAADPFFGGEKVWQNFSDWLAKVPSVNYGIFTNEADLAVTAQLPAVTQGTPVDEVLQAIEAEVSAQIQ
- a CDS encoding carbohydrate ABC transporter permease; amino-acid sequence: MVRARRGIGRYYDVNGWLFVAPALGLITLFMVYPIAWSLWMSFQSGRGMTLKFAGFANIVRLWNDPVFIKALTNTMTYFVVQVPIMILLALILASLLNNPRLVGRGVFRTAIFLPCVSSLVAYSVLFKGMFATDGIVNSTLQAIGLAASPIPWLTHPFWAKVLVILAITWRWTGYNMIFYLAALQNIDKSIYEVARIDGVPAWARFTHLTIPLLKPVILFTTVISTIGTLQLFDEVYNLTEGKGGPSNATLTLSLYIYNLTFRFMPNLGYAATVSYVIVVLVALLAFVQFFAARERDR
- a CDS encoding carbohydrate ABC transporter permease; amino-acid sequence: MNGFGRFAAMAATYGFLGLMAFLSVFPFIWMVLGATNSSIDIIKGKLLPGAAFATNVANFFTLVNVPLVFWNSAKIAIVATVLTLAVSSLAGYGFEMFRSRRRERVYRAMLLTLMIPFAALMIPLFVMMGKAGLINTHLAVVLPSIGSAFVIFYFRQSTKAFPSELRDAAKVDGLKEWQIFLFIYVPVVRSTYAAAFVIVFMTAWNNYLWPLIVLQTNETKTITLVISSLASAYYPDYGVVMVGTILATLPTLAVFFFMQRQFVQGMLGSVK
- a CDS encoding glycoside hydrolase family 2 protein translates to MRSVTSFNDSWVFSEGFDAADAGTLRAGQPISLPHNAVELPFNYFDERCYQRAFTYQRVLAWHPDFSGREVSLVFDAAMADTVVYLNGEEIVAHRDGYTPFEARLTDRLLEGDNLITVKIDGSENPEIPPFGGRIDYLTYAGIYRDVWLKVTDPVSIANIKIETRDVLSDTKAVSLRCDLSNPQGLSFSGTISALLKNAAGEVLAEVAGETTGQSLAFEMDGLRGLSLWDIDDPVLYVIEVELRTGHGSDRFAAHFGFRTAEFTTEGFRLNGRPLKIRGLNRHQSFPYVGYAMGRTAQERDADIMKHRLHCNLVRTSHYPQSKWFLDHCDRIGLLVFEEIPGWQHIGGEEWKQEAIRNVRRMIERDWNHPSIVIWGVRINESQDSHDFYAETNRLARELDPTRQTGGVRYITDSEFLEDVYTMNDFILGNEELPGSNRPRTALRPQQECTGLPRKVPYLITEFGGHMYPTKIYDQEQRQAEHVRRHLEVLNAAYGDPGISGAIGWCMFDYNTHKDFGSGDRICYHGVMDMFREPKFAAYVYASQCDPSEEIVMKPVTFWARGERNIGGVLPLIVLTNCDEIELKYGSLTKRVGPDRENFPHLPHPPVVIDHRHFTKDELGVWGMKWESAEFTGFIAGKPVADLRMAADPVPTTLQVEADSKTLRAEGRDSVRVILRALDQAGNVLPFLNDAVDIEIHGPARLVGPARIVLQGGSAGFWLESTGAAGAIVVSVASSRLGAAKLDLVALADGAASA
- a CDS encoding ABC transporter ATP-binding protein is translated as MSELQLSDVRKSYGGLEVIKGVDLDIKSGEFVVFVGPSGCGKSTLLRMIAGLEEITSGDLTIDDVRMNDVDPSKRGIAMVFQSYALYPHMTVRENMGFALRFAGVPRAEIEKRVNEAAHILELGALLDRKPKQLSGGQRQRVAIGRAIVRHPKIFLFDEPLSNLDAELRVHMRIEIARLHKQLATTIVYVTHDQVEAMTLADKIVVMRAGVVEQVGSPLDLYDDPANLFVAGFIGSPKMNFLKGVIEIDKDQAYARLPDYGNTKIPVTLQAAAGTAVTIGIRPEHFDEAGPAALDLTIDMLEHLGGETFAYARHGNGELIVVETKNGRGLRAGDRLTARFDPVSVLVFDGEGKRLR
- a CDS encoding pyrroline-5-carboxylate reductase, which encodes MRIGFIGTGAITEAMVTGIVGSGLDVAGILVSPRNREIAARLAGRFPLVRIVKDNQQAVDAADVLFLAVRPQIAEDVIPKLKFRKGQKVVSVIAATDRPTLLGWIGEEVELTQAIPLPFVAEREGVTAIYPPNRAVAAIFAALGTAVECETREEYDLLAVGSALMATYLGILDRTTAWFAEKGLHRDKARAYIAPLFASLAQRAVRDEGTPLEELAREFSTKGGLNEQVLTDFDRGGGHRALTDALERVLLRVRGDDR
- a CDS encoding LysR family transcriptional regulator codes for the protein MDRWQAMRVFVQVVESGGFAPAAKVLHMSPPSVTRAVAKLEDLIGTRLLVRTTRSLKLTAAGEGYVADCRRILGEIAEAEANAAGSFTAPAGLLTVTAPALFGRIHVLPVILDFLDHYPAMQVKTIFVDRVTNLVDEGLDVAIRIASLPASGLVARRIGSVRQVLCGSPDYFARFGDPGSPQELARHRIIGREGLFGHSEWLFGRDNNIRVPISPRLICNTNDAVLAAAVAGWGLSRFQSYQVAPDVSAGRLKVVLADYEREPVPIHIVHAEGRMVSARVRAFVDFAAGRFRRHAGLGTEL